One Phoenix dactylifera cultivar Barhee BC4 chromosome 8, palm_55x_up_171113_PBpolish2nd_filt_p, whole genome shotgun sequence genomic window carries:
- the LOC103711246 gene encoding signal peptidase complex-like protein DTM1 isoform X1 gives MGRDGALQSCLVALAVVVIVVGVWTFSFQKMMATYFLGLLGIAGILLPDWEFFDRDFSQWFTPLPARRGAASNLDPDAIRFKFSPLRVAAIAIIYGFGLYKWWMFVIS, from the exons ATGGGGAGGGACGGGGCACTGCAGTCGTGCCTGGTGGCGCTGGCGGTGGTGGTGATCGTGGTCGGGGTCTGGACCTTCTCCTTCCAGAAGATGATGGCCACCTACTTCTTGGGCCTCCTGGGGATCGCTGGGATCCTCCTGCCCGACTGGGAGTTCTTCGATCGGGACTTCTCGCAGTGGTTCACTCCGTTGCCGGCCCGGAGAGGGGCTGCCTCCAATCTGGACCCGGATGCTATCAG ATTTAAATTTTCTCCCCTCAGGGTTGCTGCGATCGCTATAATTTATGGCTTTGGCCTGTACAAGTGGTGGATGTTTGTAATCAGCTAG
- the LOC103711246 gene encoding signal peptidase complex-like protein DTM1 isoform X2 encodes MGRDGALQSCLVALAVVVIVVGVWTFSFQKMMATYFLGLLGIAGILLPDWEFFDRDFSQWFTPLPARRGAASNLDPDAIRVAAIAIIYGFGLYKWWMFVIS; translated from the exons ATGGGGAGGGACGGGGCACTGCAGTCGTGCCTGGTGGCGCTGGCGGTGGTGGTGATCGTGGTCGGGGTCTGGACCTTCTCCTTCCAGAAGATGATGGCCACCTACTTCTTGGGCCTCCTGGGGATCGCTGGGATCCTCCTGCCCGACTGGGAGTTCTTCGATCGGGACTTCTCGCAGTGGTTCACTCCGTTGCCGGCCCGGAGAGGGGCTGCCTCCAATCTGGACCCGGATGCTATCAG GGTTGCTGCGATCGCTATAATTTATGGCTTTGGCCTGTACAAGTGGTGGATGTTTGTAATCAGCTAG